A single genomic interval of Ovis aries strain OAR_USU_Benz2616 breed Rambouillet chromosome 9, ARS-UI_Ramb_v3.0, whole genome shotgun sequence harbors:
- the TMEM64 gene encoding transmembrane protein 64 isoform X3 — protein MWSAGGSLLQSLPRLLQYAAALPGHAEPPPPAGWALPRAAGGDGPAERLPPRGGGASAAAAAAAAAAPGTLLGACLERHAPPDASELPGPGGALAGGPGGGGVVVDVAEVRSWRCCCLGSTCWCRSLVLVCVLAAVCFASLALVRRYLQHLLLWAESLDSLLGVLLFVVGFIVVSFPCGWGYIVLNVAAGYLYGFVLGMGLMVVGVLIGTFIAHVVCKRLLTAWVAARIQSSEKLSAVIRVVEGGSGLKVVALARLTPIPFGLQNAVFSITDLSLPNYLVASSAGLLPTQLLNSYLGTTLRTMEDVIAEQSASGYFVFCLQVNRLSEETRPSRKHDF, from the exons ATGTGGAGCGCCGGCGGCAGCCTGCTCCAGTCGCTGCCCCGGCTTCTGCAGTACGCCGCCGCCCTCCCGGGCCACGccgagccgccgccgccggccgGCTGGGCCCTACCGCGGGCGGCCGGCGGGGACGGCCCGGCGGAGCGCCTGCCCCCGCGCGGGGGCGGGGcgagcgcggcggcggcggcggcggcggcggccgcccCGGGGACGCTACTCGGCGCCTGTCTGGAGCGCCACGCTCCGCCCGACGCCTCAGAGCTGCCGGGGCCGGGCGGGGCGTTAGCGGGCGGCCCCGGGGGCGGCGGCGTGGTGGTCGACGTGGCCGAGGTGAGAAGCTGGCGCTGCTGCTGCCTCGGCAGCACCTGTTGGTGCCGGAGCCTGGTGCTGGTCTGCGTGCTGGCCGCCGTGTGCTTCGCTTCCCTGGCCCTGGTCCGCCGGTACCTGCAGCACCTCTTGCTCTGGGCCGAGAGCCTCGACTCGCTGCTGGGGGTCCTGCTCTTCGTCGTGGGCTTCATCGTGGTCTCGTTCCCTTGCGGCTGGGGCTACATCGTGCTCAACGTGGCGGCCGGCTACCTGTACGGCTTCGTGCTGGGCATGGGGTTGATGGTGGTGGGCGTCCTCATTGGCACCTTCATCGCCCACGTGGTCTGCAAGCGGCTCCTCACCGCCTGGGTAGCCGCCAGGATCCAGAGCAGCGAGAAGCTCAGCGCCGTCATCCGCGTCGTGGAGGGGGGCAGCGGCCTCAAAGTGGTGGCGCTGGCCAGGCTCACCCCCATACCTTTCGGGCTGCAGAACGCAGTGTTCTCG ATCACTGACCTCTCCTTACCCAACTATCTGGTGGCCTCTTCAGCTGGCCTGCTTCCTACGCAGCTCCTGAATTCTTACCTGGGCACCACCCTGAGGACCATGGAGGATGTCATTGCAGAGCAGAGCGCTAGTggatattttgttttttgtttacaG